The genomic window atactttaaaataagcAGATTTTGTTTGAATTCTGAACCAAGCTATTTTATCTAATTAATTAAATGGGAAAACTGGAGCTAGTTTCACTAAAATCAAAGTTTATAGAGAAGGGTGAAAATCAGCTATCAGGGGTTTTATATGTCAAATTCAAAATTGATTTGACATTCACAGTACATTTAAACTCTTGGTTAAAGCTTCTGTtgctcagttctttttttttttttttttagaaaaaggatagtttattttagaaatgagaTGGATCAATTAGATATCCCtatgaaaacaaattaatttcATTCCATATTCCACACAATAATcataaattaattcaaaatgaccTTAGGCCTAGGAGTAAAACCTACAATTATAATACTACTGAAAGCAAACAGAGGAAAATCTCTGTGTTAGGCAAATATTTCTCAGatataacatattaaaaaattaataagatatAAACTGATAAATTagatttaaaacttaaaatggcTGCTGTTCAAAAGACAAGTGAATTTTCCCACTGATGGGGGAAAATCTATAATGTAATCATATATaggtcctgtatccatcatataTAGAAAACATTCAGAATTCAACAAgaaacaatgaataaataaaatgtcctgaagattcaaataaattattcaccaaagtagatatacagaaggcaaatatttcatttttgtttttgtttgcttaaaaaatgggaatttattggcttacagttttaatgctggaagtctaaaatcaggcattatcaaggcaatgatttctttCAGAAGACTGTGATTTTCTGAGGCTGAATACTGGCAatcttgatcttttttttttttttaagatttacttgtttatttatttttctccccttcccccctcccaccccagttgcctgttctctgtgtctatttgctccatgttcttctttgtctgcttctattgtcagcagtgtgggaatctgtgtttcttttttgttgcgtcatcttgctgcatcaactctccgtgtgtacagcgccattcttgggcaggttgcactttcttttgtgctgggcggcccTCCGTACGGGGCaaactccttgcccgtggggctcccgcccatcagtactgcacatgggccagttccatacgggtcaaggaggcccagggtttgaactgcagacctcctatgtggtagacagatgccctaaccactgagccaagtccacttcccaatcctTGATCCTTTATTTCTCTATCAGTGGCAATccgtttttttttgtgtgtgtgtttataattttatttttattttttaatgttacattaaaaaaaatgaggtccccatatactccccacccccctcaccccactcctccccccataacaacaacctcctccatcatcataagactttcattgcatttggtgaatacatctctgagcaccactgcacctcatggtcaatggtccacatcatagcccacactctcccacagtccacccagtgggccatgggaggacatacaatgtctggtaactgtccctgcagcaccacccaggacaactccaactcctagaaatgcccccacaccacatctcttccttccactccctacccccagcagccaccatggccactttctccacagcaaggccacattttctttgattactaatcacaatagttcatgaatagaatatcaggaagtccactctaatccatactctattccttcatcctgtggaccttggaatggttgtgtccactccacatctatatcaagagggggcttagattccacatggatgcgaTGCAGTTctccttctttcagttgtaggcattcttggctccctggtgtggtggttgaccttcttcatcttcatgttagctgagtggggtaagtccaataaaccagagtgtagtgTTGCTCAGTTCTTGACAATACCTTCAACTTCCATGGAGTATTATATTAACAATTAAAGTGTGTATGCTCCTGAATAAGgttcattttctttatcttttattaGATATAAAGCCACTCACATAATTTCTGATCTCCATAACCTTTTATTTCTAGAATTTAATTGAAATCACAAAAGTGAAATGAAGAACCGTACCAAGCAGATAGAGTTTATCCTAGTGGGACTGACAGATAACTCTCAATTACAGATGGTaatttttgtatttctatttctaaattactTGTTGAGCATAACAGGGAACTTAACCATCATTACCCTCACTCTGTTGGATTCCCATCTAAAGACCCCAATGTATTTCTTCCTTCGTAATTTTTCTTTCCTAGAAATCTCATTCACAACTGCTTGCATTCCCAGATTCTTAGTCACCATTGTGACCAAGGAAAAAACCATTTCCTATAATGGCTGTGCATCTCAGTTGTTCTTTTACATCTTCCTGGGGAGTACAGAATTTTTCCTTCTGGCTGCTatgtcctatgaccgctatgttgcCATCTGCAAACCTTTGCACTATGCATCCATCATGAGCAGAAGACTTTGTCACCAGCTTGTACTCAGCTCCTGGGTGACTGGCTTCCTGGTTATTTTCCCTCCACTGATTTTAGGTCTTAACCTGGATTTCTGTGCTTCAAATATCATTGATCATTTCATTTGTGACGTTTCTCCTATCCTACAACTTTCTTGCTCAGACACACAGGTACTAGAATTGATTGCTTTTTTATTAGCTGTGATGACCCTCATTGTCACATTGTCCTTAGTAATCTTATCTTATTTCTATATCATCAAGACAATTCTAAAATTCCCTTCAgctcatcaaaagaaaaaagcattttccacCTGCTCTTCTCACATGATTGTTATCTCCATCACTTACGGAAGTTGTATCTTCATCTACATAAAGCCATCAGCAAATGAGAGAGTTACTTTAAGTAAAGCAGTATCTGTGCTCAATACTTCAGTTGCACCTTTGTTGAATCCATTCATTTATACTCTGAGGAACCAGCAAGTTCAAAAGGCCTTGCAAACtgtattgaaaaaaatattgtcttcttctaaaaaataagactatttgttgaattaattaacTTGAAGACATAAAAGGAACATTAAATGGAATTTAATTTAACTCTTGTAGTTTAATTGTTCATATCTAATAATTTCATAGGTCACTTCTTCCTGCATGAATTtagaaattatttccattttatcaattttttaaggTTGatcctatttttttgtttgttttaaattatattttttgaagatatatacatcatgaaaaaaatacattaaaaatatgagattcctgtCAATTCTGAGCTTAACTTTCCATTATTCCATAGGAAAGAGTTTCTGTCTTAGAAattagaaattacaaaattatctttaaggaagatattttaggataaaattaagaaaagatttTCATTGTATTATAGAATATAAATCTTTGGGGAgcatagaaattttaaataatttaaataattgtatattattttattttaagccaTGTTCTTGGAAATTGTCAGATAAATTGAATTTTGTTATTATATATGCTTAAAATATTCCAAGAAAACTtactttaaaagaataatataaaggACAATTTTGTAGAATTATTATTTCTAATGTCAAATGTCAGCATGGGAAAGCTTAATTATCtctgaaaataaatcatttatttaatatgtttaattttattttagtatttatattggtcatattttaaaaattggagtagaaaataaactttgttttaataCACCAGTAATTGAATTTATAgacaatttttttcaaaaactcATAAAGCAAGTTTAATTTCTTGGATATGCCAAtgaatttattgaataaatggaaacatacagtGAACTTTATGACATGTCCTATAATTATTAGTTTTTCACAATATGTAtaagttttaaatattaaattatatgaatatgaatgtattaaaatttaaataattgattaaTTTAAAATCAAAAATTACGTTTCATTTAGTACAAAATGAGGGTATTAAAGTATCTATTATGGTTTTTACTCCCAACTGTCAGTTCTTAGAACGCATAGGTACCATAACTTCATAATTTTCCTGCTGAATATGTCATTATAACAATTCATGTAGTAGAGCGGTCCTGATTAAGCTACCAGCACAAGGATATCTTCCATTCGTTTTAGCAGTATTAGGTTTTGCCTATGCCTATAGGTACCATGTATTTCTCTAGTCAATGTTCTTGAAAATATTTGCCTATCAATCTTATGATCAATGGAATAGTAAACACAAATGGTTCAGTGAAATATATTACCAGATTATTGGTGGATTCTTTGAACTTCAAGCTAAGTTAAAGTGAAGGGGTTTCAGTAAAGTCAATGCAAAGTTAAGAAGCCAATATATttccaaaaatattaaaacaacgGTGTTGCTGCCAGTCTTCCTAGAATAACTTGAGGAACTAAATTTATAAGTTAGTGTCCTAGGGAAACTTCCagtattttttcttcatctgtggaATAAG from Dasypus novemcinctus isolate mDasNov1 chromosome 12, mDasNov1.1.hap2, whole genome shotgun sequence includes these protein-coding regions:
- the LOC101430288 gene encoding olfactory receptor 6C70-like gives rise to the protein MKNRTKQIEFILVGLTDNSQLQMVIFVFLFLNYLLSITGNLTIITLTLLDSHLKTPMYFFLRNFSFLEISFTTACIPRFLVTIVTKEKTISYNGCASQLFFYIFLGSTEFFLLAAMSYDRYVAICKPLHYASIMSRRLCHQLVLSSWVTGFLVIFPPLILGLNLDFCASNIIDHFICDVSPILQLSCSDTQVLELIAFLLAVMTLIVTLSLVILSYFYIIKTILKFPSAHQKKKAFSTCSSHMIVISITYGSCIFIYIKPSANERVTLSKAVSVLNTSVAPLLNPFIYTLRNQQVQKALQTVLKKILSSSKK